The Armatimonadota bacterium genome includes a window with the following:
- a CDS encoding oxidoreductase → MKYAYLGRTGLKVSRLCLGTMNFGPQTSEEDSHAIMDRALELGLNFFDTADVYGWKRGEGWTEQIIGRWFAKGGGRREKVVLATKVYGDMGDWPNQSRLSALHIRKACEDSLRRLRTDYIDLYQMHHIDRNTPFEEIWQAMEQLHREGKILYVGSSNFAGWHIAKAQEMARNRNFLGLVSEQSLYNLNARMIELEVIPACREYGIGIIPWSPLAGGILGGVLKQAEGGRRFSDHARRSIQQHRERLEKWEALCEEIGERPADVALAWLLHQDGVTAPIIGPRTMEQLEGSLRALELELSEEILKKLDEIFPGPGGPAPEAYAW, encoded by the coding sequence ATGAAATACGCTTATCTGGGACGCACCGGGCTAAAGGTCAGCCGCCTGTGTCTGGGAACGATGAACTTCGGTCCCCAGACATCCGAAGAAGACAGCCACGCCATCATGGACCGCGCACTGGAGCTCGGCCTCAACTTCTTCGACACGGCAGATGTCTACGGATGGAAGAGGGGCGAGGGCTGGACCGAGCAGATCATCGGTCGCTGGTTCGCCAAAGGCGGCGGGCGGCGGGAGAAAGTTGTCCTGGCCACCAAGGTCTACGGCGACATGGGAGACTGGCCCAACCAGTCGAGACTGTCGGCCCTGCACATCCGCAAAGCATGCGAGGACAGTCTACGCCGCCTGCGGACCGACTACATAGACCTCTATCAGATGCACCACATCGACCGGAACACACCGTTCGAGGAGATCTGGCAGGCGATGGAGCAGCTGCACCGCGAGGGGAAGATCCTCTACGTGGGAAGCAGCAACTTCGCGGGATGGCACATCGCAAAGGCACAGGAGATGGCCCGGAACCGCAATTTCCTCGGGCTGGTCTCGGAACAGAGCCTGTACAACCTGAACGCCCGGATGATCGAGCTGGAAGTTATCCCCGCCTGCCGGGAATACGGCATCGGCATCATTCCGTGGAGCCCGCTTGCAGGTGGTATCCTGGGCGGTGTGCTGAAGCAGGCGGAGGGCGGCCGGCGCTTCTCGGACCACGCCCGCAGGAGCATCCAGCAGCATCGCGAACGTCTGGAGAAATGGGAGGCTCTGTGCGAAGAGATCGGCGAGCGGCCGGCGGACGTCGCCCTTGCCTGGCTGCTCCATCAGGACGGTGTGACCGCCCCGATCATCGGACCGCGCACCATGGAGCAACTGGAAGGAAGCTTGCGGGCTCTGGAGTTGGAGCTGAGCGAAGAGATCCTCAAGAAGCTGGATGAGATCTTCCCGGGACCGGGCGGACCTGCTCCGGAAGCATACGCCTGGTGA
- a CDS encoding epimerase, translating to MAGWGKLSAMSGEEKGRTVFITGGAGFLGINLVRSLLERGQAVATFDLAPFDYPEADRVRHTRGDIRDADTLRRAMAGAHLVVHAAAALPLYREEDIFSTDVDGTRNVLQAALDSGVERVIHISSTAVYGIPDHHPIREEDPLRGVGPYGQAKVMAEQVAAEYRAMGLCVPVLRPKTFIGPERLGVFALLYEWAADGRSFPVLGRGNNRYQLLDVEDLCQAIWLCCTLDRERVNDVFNVGAAEFGTVREDYQAVLDRAGFGKRVRSLPAAPAIFALRVLEALRLSPLYAWVYETAGKDSFVSIEKAERVLGFRPVHSNRDALVRNFEWYLANRERLRGQSGISHRVPWKQGILSLAKRFF from the coding sequence GTGGCGGGGTGGGGTAAACTGTCCGCGATGTCAGGCGAAGAGAAGGGACGCACAGTATTCATCACGGGCGGAGCGGGGTTCCTGGGCATCAACCTGGTCCGGTCTCTTCTGGAGCGCGGCCAGGCTGTGGCGACTTTCGACCTTGCTCCCTTCGACTATCCGGAAGCTGACCGGGTCAGGCACACGCGGGGCGATATCCGGGACGCGGATACGCTGCGGCGGGCCATGGCCGGGGCGCACCTGGTGGTGCACGCGGCGGCGGCTCTGCCGTTGTACCGCGAGGAAGACATTTTCTCCACGGATGTGGACGGAACACGCAACGTCCTGCAGGCGGCGCTGGATTCTGGCGTGGAGCGAGTGATCCACATCTCCTCCACTGCGGTCTACGGCATTCCTGACCATCACCCCATTCGAGAGGAAGACCCCCTCCGTGGTGTCGGTCCTTACGGCCAGGCCAAGGTGATGGCCGAGCAGGTGGCCGCCGAGTATCGCGCAATGGGTCTGTGTGTCCCGGTGTTGCGTCCCAAGACGTTCATCGGGCCGGAGAGGCTGGGCGTCTTCGCGCTGCTCTACGAATGGGCTGCGGACGGACGCTCGTTTCCGGTGCTGGGCAGGGGGAATAACCGCTATCAGTTACTGGATGTGGAAGACCTGTGCCAGGCCATCTGGCTCTGTTGCACGCTGGACCGGGAGCGGGTGAACGACGTGTTCAACGTCGGCGCGGCGGAGTTCGGGACGGTCCGCGAAGACTATCAGGCCGTCCTGGACCGGGCCGGCTTCGGGAAGAGGGTCCGGTCTTTGCCCGCCGCACCGGCCATTTTTGCCCTGCGAGTGCTGGAGGCGCTCCGCCTCTCGCCCCTTTATGCCTGGGTGTACGAGACGGCAGGCAAGGACTCCTTCGTCTCCATCGAGAAGGCGGAGCGCGTGCTTGGTTTCAGACCCGTTCATTCCAACCGCGACGCTCTGGTGCGCAACTTCGAATGGTATCTTGCGAACCGGGAGCGCCTGCGCGGTCAGAGTGGCATTTCGCACAGGGTTCCGTGGAAGCAGGGGATCCTTTCGCTGGCGAAACGCTTCTTCTGA